A DNA window from Primulina tabacum isolate GXHZ01 chromosome 12, ASM2559414v2, whole genome shotgun sequence contains the following coding sequences:
- the LOC142521134 gene encoding pentatricopeptide repeat-containing protein At1g28690, mitochondrial, protein MRNEKLLTKIPTVILPPKEANCSSTTASLASSLQEYINSDHPFHGQKIHSRILKTGFIPDVNVSIKLLILYLKSSCVSYARQVFDGLPRKTLSAYNYMISGYVRHGCVDKAFDLGRELCFSNKKPDAFTYSMILKGSNGGNEETWLQCVGREVHCQMIKCDIDGDDVLYTALVDWYVKRRSIVYARRLCDLMLESNVICSSSMITGYMNEGHFEDAEHLFKKTIEKDTVIYNAMIEGYSKSIETAKKAVDMYVDMRRLDFTPSISTYVSIIGACSILSAFEIGQQVQGQLMKTEFFTDIKVGSALIDMYCKCGRTDDARCIFDHMPKTNVFSWTSMIDGYGKNGNPSEALELFDSMTTECHIVPNHVTFLGALSACAHAGFVAKGREIFDSIEREYSMKPTMEHYACLVDLLGRTGNLNQALEFVMQMPEKPNSDVWAALLSSCRLHGDVDLAKIAANELFKLSSNNRPGAYVALSNTLAEAGSWDGVSHLRELMKARGISKGTGFTWIGSNTGLEAFHAGKQVIK, encoded by the coding sequence AtgagaaatgaaaaattattgacCAAAATTCCAACAGTAATCTTACCACCAAAAGAAGCTAATTGTAGCTCAACCACTGCTTCTTTGGCATCGTCTTTGCAGGAGTACATAAACTCAGATCACCCTTTTCATGGCCAGAAGATTCATTCGCGAATTCTCAAAACTGGGTTCATCCCCGATGTTAATGTCTCCATCAAACTCCTTATTCTTTACTTGAAATCTTCTTGTGTGTCGTACGCACGCCAGGTGTTCGATGGGTTGCCTCGAAAGACTTTGTCAGCCTACAACTACATGATATCTGGGTATGTAAGACACGGGTGTGTTGATAAAGCTTTTGATTTGGGCAGAGAGCTGTGTTTTTCGAATAAAAAGCCTGATGCATTCACCTATTCGATGATTTTGAAGGGGTCGAATGGTGGAAATGAAGAGACGTGGTTGCAGTGTGTGGGGAGGGAGGTTCATTGTCAGATGATAAAATGTGATATTGATGGTGATGATGTGCTGTATACGGCGTTGGTTGACTGGTATGTGAAGAGAAGGAGTATTGTGTACGCGAGAAGGTTGTGTGATTTGATGTTGGAAAGTAATGTGATTTGTTCTTCTTCGATGATCACTGGCTACATGAACGAAGGTCATTTTGAGGATGCCGAGCATTTGTTTAAGAAGACTATTGAGAAAGACACGGTGATTTATAATGCTATGATTGAAGGGTATAGTAAATCCATTGAAACTGCCAAGAAGGCGGTAGACATGTATGTTGATATGCGACGTTTGGATTTCACGCCTTCAATATCCACATATGTAAGCATTATAGGAGCTTGCTCGATTTTGTCAGCATTTGAAATTGGTCAGCAGGTCCAAGGTCAACTGATGAAAACTGAATTTTTCACAGATATTAAAGTTGGGAGTGCTCTCATAGACATGTACTGCAAATGTGGGAGAACAGATGATGCAAGATGCATTTTTGATCACATGCCCAAGACGAATGTCTTTTCGTGGACATCGATGATCGACGGCTATGGGAAGAATGGAAATCCAAGTGAAGCACTTGAGCTCTTTGATAGCATGACGACAGAGTGTCACATTGTACCAAATCATGTAACTTTTCTTGGTGCATTGTCTGCTTGTGCCCACGCAGGATTTGTTGCCAAAGGAAGAGAGATCTTTGATAGCATAGAAAGGGAATACTCCATGAAACCAACAATGGAGCATTATGCTTGTTTGGTCGATCTCTTAGGACGCACAGGAAATCTGAACCAGGCGCTCGAATTTGTGATGCAAATGCCTGAAAAGCCTAATTCTGATGTTTGGGCAGCTTTACTTAGTTCTTGTAGACTTCATGGTGATGTGGATCTGGCTAAAATAGCTGCAAATGAGCTTTTTAAGTTGAGCTCTAATAATCGTCCTGGGGCCTATGTTGCATTATCGAATACATTAGCTGAGGCTGGGAGTTGGGATGGTGTAAGCCATTTGAGGGAGTTGATGAAGGCTAGAGGAATATCCAAAGGCACGGGCTTCACTTGGATTGGGTCTAACACTGGTTTAGAAGCTTTCCATGCAGGGAAACAAGtgataaaatga